From a region of the Streptomyces venezuelae genome:
- a CDS encoding response regulator has translation MSEHTDVNDPTRPHGPNEPHETRVMVVDDHPMWRDAVARDLAAAGFDVVATAGDGPEAVRRAHAVTPDVLVLDLNLPGMPGVQVCKELVGANPALRVLVLSASGEHADVLEAVKSGATGYLLKSAGAQELIDAVRRTAAGDPVFTPGLAGLVLGEYRRLATDPLPAASDEPKAPQLTDRETEVLRLVAKGLSYKQIAERLVISHRTVQNHVQNTLGKLQLHNRVELVRYAIERGLDDE, from the coding sequence ATGAGCGAGCACACCGACGTGAACGACCCGACCAGGCCGCACGGCCCGAACGAGCCGCACGAGACGAGGGTGATGGTCGTCGACGACCATCCGATGTGGCGGGACGCGGTCGCCCGCGACCTGGCCGCCGCCGGCTTCGACGTCGTCGCCACCGCGGGCGACGGACCCGAGGCGGTCCGCCGGGCCCACGCCGTCACGCCCGACGTGCTGGTCCTCGACCTCAACCTGCCCGGCATGCCGGGCGTGCAGGTCTGCAAGGAACTGGTCGGCGCCAACCCGGCGCTGCGGGTCCTCGTCCTGTCGGCCAGCGGCGAGCACGCCGACGTCCTGGAGGCCGTGAAGTCCGGCGCGACCGGCTACCTGCTGAAGTCCGCAGGCGCCCAGGAGCTGATCGACGCCGTCCGACGCACCGCCGCGGGCGACCCGGTCTTCACCCCGGGCCTGGCGGGGCTGGTGCTCGGCGAGTACCGGCGCCTGGCCACCGACCCCCTGCCGGCCGCCTCCGACGAGCCGAAGGCCCCCCAACTGACCGACCGCGAGACCGAGGTACTGCGGCTCGTGGCCAAGGGACTGTCGTACAAGCAGATCGCCGAGCGGCTCGTCATCTCGCACCGCACCGTGCAGAACCACGTCCAGAACACCCTGGGCAAGCTGCAGTTGCACAACCGGGTGGAACTCGTCCGCTACGCCATAGAACGCGGCCTCGACGACGAGTAG
- the macS gene encoding MacS family sensor histidine kinase, whose amino-acid sequence MAKRERVVRMSVEQPLWRALTGYRLLTMVYAAVLFAAAYKEFPRPGVAIGYLAFLAVWTLATSHKVANAASCTKGFLVADLTVAIVGIALTPVADTQARIHAGGSTLPTIWTAGAVLGFAIKGGWRWACFASTFVAAANLAIHTGRPTEDTLHNVLLVWVASVAIGYVVEVARASENTLARALEIEAATRERERLARDIHDGVLQVLAMVQRRGSELGGEAEELGRLAGEQEVALRTLVSSGMAQPSRVSRDESRGALVDTYEVDEPGAEGGELDLRTLLAPHAGSRVSFAEPGTPVPLPVPAARELAAAVGAALDNVRKHAGEGARAWILVEDWGDEVIVTVRDDGPGIPAGRLDQAAGEGRMGVALSIRGRLRDLGGSADLVSVPGQGTEVELKVPRGRTDKR is encoded by the coding sequence ATGGCGAAACGCGAACGCGTCGTACGCATGTCGGTGGAGCAGCCGCTCTGGCGCGCCCTGACCGGGTACCGGCTGCTGACCATGGTGTACGCGGCGGTGCTGTTCGCCGCCGCGTACAAGGAGTTCCCCCGCCCCGGGGTCGCGATCGGCTACCTCGCCTTCCTCGCGGTCTGGACCCTCGCCACCTCCCACAAGGTGGCGAACGCCGCCAGCTGCACCAAGGGCTTCCTCGTCGCCGACCTCACGGTCGCGATCGTGGGCATCGCGCTCACGCCGGTCGCCGACACCCAGGCCCGGATCCACGCGGGCGGCTCCACCCTCCCCACCATCTGGACGGCGGGCGCGGTCCTCGGCTTCGCCATCAAGGGCGGCTGGCGCTGGGCCTGCTTCGCCTCCACCTTCGTGGCGGCCGCCAACCTCGCCATCCACACCGGCCGGCCCACCGAGGACACCCTGCACAACGTCCTGCTCGTCTGGGTCGCCTCCGTGGCCATCGGCTACGTGGTCGAGGTCGCCCGGGCCAGCGAGAACACCCTCGCCCGCGCCCTGGAGATCGAGGCCGCCACCCGCGAGCGGGAGCGCCTCGCCCGTGACATCCACGACGGGGTCCTCCAGGTCCTCGCCATGGTCCAGCGGCGCGGCAGCGAGCTGGGCGGCGAGGCCGAGGAGCTCGGCCGGCTGGCGGGGGAGCAGGAGGTGGCGCTGCGCACCCTGGTCTCCAGCGGGATGGCCCAGCCCTCCCGGGTCTCCCGCGACGAGTCGCGCGGCGCGCTCGTGGACACGTACGAGGTGGACGAGCCGGGCGCCGAGGGCGGGGAGCTGGACCTGCGCACGCTCCTCGCCCCGCACGCCGGGTCCCGCGTCAGCTTCGCCGAGCCGGGCACCCCGGTGCCGCTGCCCGTGCCCGCCGCGAGGGAACTGGCCGCGGCGGTCGGCGCCGCCCTGGACAACGTGCGCAAGCACGCCGGGGAGGGGGCGCGGGCCTGGATCCTCGTCGAGGACTGGGGCGACGAGGTGATCGTGACCGTCCGGGACGACGGCCCCGGCATTCCGGCGGGCCGGCTCGACCAGGCGGCGGGCGAGGGCCGGATGGGGGTGGCCCTGTCCATCCGCGGCAGGCTGCGGGACCTCGGCGGCAGCGCCGACCTGGTGTCCGTACCCGGGCAGGGCACCGAAGTGGAACTGAAGGTACCCAGGGGGAGGACGGACAAGAGATGA
- a CDS encoding lysophospholipid acyltransferase family protein, giving the protein MIYGAMKFSIGGSLKLAFRPWVEGLENIPAEGPAILASNHLSFSDSFFLPAVLDRKVTFIAKAEYFTSPGVKGKLTAAFFKGVGQLPVDRSGARGAGEAAIQSGIQVIERGELFGIYPEGTRSPDGRLYRGKPGGLARVALATGAPVIPVAMIDTEKIQPPGKVVPKLMRPGIRIGKPLDFSRYHGMDSDRFILRSVTDEVMYEIMKLSGQEYVDIYATAAKRQIADAEKAEKAEKAARSEKAGKPEKADGTSE; this is encoded by the coding sequence TTGATCTACGGCGCAATGAAGTTCTCCATCGGCGGTTCACTGAAGCTCGCTTTCAGGCCGTGGGTGGAGGGCCTCGAGAACATTCCCGCGGAGGGGCCGGCGATCCTCGCGAGCAACCACCTGTCCTTCTCCGACTCCTTCTTCCTCCCGGCGGTGCTGGACCGGAAGGTCACCTTCATCGCGAAGGCGGAGTACTTCACCTCCCCGGGGGTCAAGGGCAAGCTGACGGCCGCCTTCTTCAAGGGCGTCGGCCAGCTTCCGGTGGACCGCTCGGGCGCCCGCGGAGCCGGTGAGGCCGCGATCCAGAGCGGCATCCAGGTCATCGAGCGCGGAGAGCTGTTCGGTATCTACCCCGAGGGCACGCGTTCACCCGACGGACGGCTCTACCGCGGCAAGCCCGGCGGTCTGGCCCGCGTGGCCCTGGCCACCGGTGCGCCCGTGATCCCCGTGGCGATGATCGACACGGAGAAGATCCAGCCGCCCGGCAAGGTGGTCCCCAAGCTGATGCGCCCGGGGATCCGGATCGGCAAGCCGCTGGACTTCAGCCGCTACCACGGCATGGACAGCGACCGCTTCATCCTCCGCTCGGTGACCGACGAGGTCATGTACGAGATCATGAAGCTCTCCGGCCAGGAGTACGTCGACATCTACGCGACGGCGGCCAAGCGCCAGATCGCCGACGCCGAGAAGGCGGAGAAGGCGGAGAAGGCTGCCAGGAGCGAGAAGGCCGGGAAGCCCGAGAAGGCCGACGGCACGTCGGAGTAG
- a CDS encoding alpha/beta hydrolase: MPVLPGAEPFRHEGGEVGVLLCHGFTGSPQSLRPWAEYLAGRGLTVSLPLLPGHGTRWQDMQLTGWQDWYAEVDRALRELLERCAQVFVFGLSMGGALTLRLAAKHGDAISGIVLVNPANKVHDPLAVTLPVTKHLIRSTPGIASDIAKPGSEEVGYDRVPTRAAHSLKKFLQLVDAELPQVTQPMLLLHSPQDHVVPPVDSARVLARVSSTDVTETLLEQSYHVATLDHDAERIFADSYAFIGRLAESVGREGAEAGG, encoded by the coding sequence GTGCCCGTCCTCCCTGGAGCCGAGCCGTTCCGCCACGAGGGCGGTGAGGTCGGCGTCCTCCTCTGCCACGGCTTCACCGGTTCCCCGCAGTCCCTGCGCCCCTGGGCCGAGTATCTCGCCGGGCGGGGTCTCACGGTGTCGCTTCCGCTGCTGCCCGGACACGGGACGCGCTGGCAGGACATGCAGCTCACGGGCTGGCAGGACTGGTACGCCGAGGTCGACCGCGCCCTGCGGGAGCTGCTGGAGCGGTGCGCGCAGGTGTTCGTCTTCGGGCTGTCGATGGGCGGGGCGCTGACCCTGCGGCTGGCGGCCAAGCACGGGGACGCCATCAGCGGCATCGTGCTCGTCAACCCGGCCAACAAGGTGCACGACCCGCTGGCCGTGACCCTGCCGGTGACCAAGCACCTGATCCGGTCGACGCCGGGCATCGCGAGCGACATCGCGAAGCCGGGCTCGGAGGAGGTCGGCTACGACCGGGTCCCGACCCGGGCCGCGCACTCGCTGAAGAAGTTCCTGCAGCTCGTGGACGCCGAGCTGCCGCAGGTGACGCAGCCGATGCTGCTGCTGCACAGCCCGCAGGACCACGTCGTACCGCCGGTCGACTCCGCGCGGGTGCTGGCCCGGGTCTCCTCGACGGACGTCACCGAGACCCTGCTGGAACAGAGCTACCACGTCGCGACGTTGGACCATGACGCGGAGCGGATCTTCGCGGACAGCTATGCGTTCATCGGCCGACTGGCGGAGAGCGTGGGCAGGGAGGGGGCGGAGGCCGGTGGCTGA
- a CDS encoding endonuclease/exonuclease/phosphatase family protein, with the protein MDQLPKSRTEPDGSAVIRVLSYNIRSLRDDEEALARVIRACEPDLVLVQEAPRFFRWRKHAARLAAKCDLVVLGGGATAAGPLLLCSLRVFVERTEDVLLPRTPGLHRRGFATAVIRVAGVRVGLASLHLSLQQAERRAHAELLLDRLAAMDVPYAIAAGDLNEGPDGPAYGLLAAELQDCRAVAPWGGGPTFPASAPDRRIDAVFATKGVEVLACGVPAGLPGVSGADLRSATDHLPVLAALRLAAAP; encoded by the coding sequence ATGGACCAGCTGCCGAAGTCCCGTACGGAGCCCGACGGTTCTGCCGTGATCCGGGTGCTCAGCTACAACATCCGCTCCCTGCGCGACGACGAGGAGGCGCTGGCCCGGGTCATCCGGGCGTGCGAGCCCGACCTCGTCCTCGTACAGGAGGCCCCCCGCTTCTTCCGGTGGCGCAAACACGCCGCGCGGCTGGCCGCCAAGTGCGACCTGGTCGTGCTGGGCGGGGGCGCGACGGCGGCCGGGCCGCTGCTGCTGTGCTCGCTGCGGGTCTTCGTGGAGCGCACGGAGGACGTCCTGCTGCCGCGCACGCCCGGCCTGCACCGCAGGGGCTTCGCCACGGCGGTGATCCGGGTCGCAGGCGTGCGCGTGGGCCTGGCCTCGCTGCACCTCTCGCTCCAGCAGGCCGAGCGCCGGGCCCACGCGGAGCTGCTGCTGGACCGGCTGGCCGCCATGGACGTGCCGTACGCGATCGCCGCCGGCGACCTGAACGAGGGCCCGGACGGGCCGGCGTACGGGCTGCTGGCCGCCGAGCTCCAGGACTGCCGGGCGGTGGCCCCGTGGGGCGGCGGACCGACCTTCCCGGCGTCGGCGCCGGACCGCAGGATCGACGCCGTGTTCGCCACGAAGGGGGTGGAGGTGCTGGCCTGCGGTGTCCCTGCGGGGCTGCCGGGGGTTTCCGGGGCGGATCTGCGGTCGGCGACGGACCACCTGCCGGTGCTGGCGGCCCTCCGCCTCGCGGCCGCGCCGTAG
- a CDS encoding ROK family glucokinase, whose amino-acid sequence MGLTIGVDIGGTKIAAGVVDEEGTILETYKVPTPPTADGVTEAICAAVSEVSSNHTIEAVGIGAAGYVDDKRATVLFAPNINWRHEPLKDKVEQRIGLPVVVENDANCAAWGEYRFGAGQGHDDVICITLGTGLGGGIIIGNKLRRGRFGVAAEFGHIRVVPDGLLCGCGSQGCWEQYASGRALVRYAKQRANATPENAAILLALGDGTPEGIEGKHISEAARQGDLVAVDAFRELARWAGAGLADLASLFDPSAFIVGGGVSDEGDLVLDPIRKSFKRWLVGGAWRPHAQVLAAQLGGKAGLVGAADLARQG is encoded by the coding sequence ATGGGACTCACCATCGGCGTCGACATCGGCGGCACGAAGATCGCGGCCGGCGTGGTCGACGAAGAGGGCACGATCCTTGAGACGTACAAGGTGCCCACCCCGCCGACCGCGGACGGAGTGACGGAGGCCATCTGCGCCGCCGTCTCCGAGGTCAGCAGCAACCACACGATCGAAGCCGTCGGCATCGGCGCCGCCGGATACGTGGACGACAAGCGCGCGACCGTACTCTTCGCGCCCAACATCAACTGGCGGCACGAGCCGCTGAAGGACAAGGTCGAACAGCGCATCGGCCTGCCCGTCGTCGTCGAGAACGACGCGAACTGTGCGGCCTGGGGCGAGTACCGCTTCGGCGCCGGCCAGGGCCACGACGACGTCATCTGCATCACGCTCGGCACCGGCCTGGGCGGCGGCATCATCATCGGCAACAAGCTGCGGCGCGGACGCTTCGGCGTCGCCGCCGAGTTCGGGCACATCCGGGTCGTCCCGGACGGCCTGCTGTGCGGCTGCGGCAGCCAGGGCTGCTGGGAGCAGTACGCCTCCGGGCGCGCCCTCGTCCGGTACGCGAAGCAGCGCGCCAACGCCACCCCCGAGAACGCGGCGATCCTGCTCGCGCTCGGCGACGGCACCCCCGAGGGCATCGAGGGCAAGCACATCAGCGAGGCCGCCCGGCAGGGCGACCTGGTGGCCGTCGACGCCTTCCGCGAACTGGCCCGCTGGGCCGGCGCCGGACTGGCCGACCTGGCCTCGCTGTTCGACCCGTCCGCCTTCATCGTCGGCGGCGGGGTCTCGGACGAGGGAGACCTCGTCCTCGACCCGATCCGCAAGTCCTTCAAGCGCTGGCTGGTAGGCGGCGCCTGGCGCCCGCACGCCCAGGTCCTCGCCGCGCAGCTCGGCGGCAAGGCCGGGCTCGTCGGCGCGGCCGACCTGGCCCGCCAGGGCTGA
- a CDS encoding DUF5304 domain-containing protein: MSEATDRPTDDDAWARACAEDLAAEKERLRGQEQAAAGGTGTAAEELFKLFEAVADKVSGLNNPLFGVAAQGAVRQIVDQARTAAKPVIERNPEVFDHLAAAGSELLAAYRSAVEGHERRWTRGEPPAPRQASHDHDPRDEGPDDGPSERIDLD, translated from the coding sequence ATGAGCGAGGCCACCGACCGCCCCACCGACGACGACGCCTGGGCCAGGGCCTGCGCCGAGGACCTCGCCGCCGAGAAGGAGCGCCTGCGCGGACAGGAGCAGGCCGCGGCCGGCGGCACCGGCACCGCCGCCGAGGAGCTCTTCAAGCTCTTCGAAGCCGTCGCCGACAAGGTGTCCGGGCTGAACAACCCGCTGTTCGGCGTGGCCGCACAGGGCGCGGTGCGCCAGATCGTCGACCAGGCCAGGACCGCCGCCAAGCCCGTCATCGAGCGCAACCCGGAGGTCTTCGACCACCTCGCGGCCGCCGGCTCCGAACTGCTCGCCGCCTACCGCTCGGCCGTCGAGGGCCATGAACGCCGCTGGACGCGGGGCGAGCCCCCGGCTCCCCGGCAGGCGTCCCACGACCACGACCCCCGGGACGAGGGCCCCGACGACGGCCCCTCCGAGCGGATCGATCTCGACTGA